AGCAAATGTGCAAATAGTAGATGGTTAAATTCATGGTCAAGTATGATGCTTATTTAATTCTTAAAGGATAAGACTGTACCAGCTTTGGTTTAAGTTAAAATTGAATGATTATAAGATTTAATCTAAAGGTTAGGACTTAAGAGGCTTGGGGTGTGTTTTCAATATTAGGGGAAGGAGAAATTAAGTTTTGGAGATCAGATCTGAATATTTAATAATGATTAAAGATGTTCATGTGTTAGGTTGAGATTAAGTTTAGATCGAGTTTAAGCATGATATTAGATTAGCATATTTTATATTTGTCTAAATTCGGCTTGAACTTAAAATATGAGCCTAAAATGATGATAAAACCTAATcatatttgtaaatgattaatTCAAGTGACTTTTAGACTTACCcatatttttgtttaatttataaaaaatatttatattatttttaatttaatatttaatgatttatatacttttataagcatgttaatatatatatatatatatatatatatattaatttctacattatagtattatatattattattacaaggaAAGATCTTttacattattttatattttttgtatgattaatattttGATTATCAAAcacttatattttatattttatttatataaatcatTTATGTCAAATTTGATATAAATTAGAAACTTTTATCattcaataaatattaaaatatatatatatatatatatagcattttaGATTGATATGGTAAAGATAATATATTAGATCGTTTAAAATTTACatatataacaaatataattatattgatcaatttaattattaaaatattaaaatattaatgataTAAAGAAATATTAATTCacttattatatataatattttatattataaatttaaaaatgattGAATATTTGAGCTAAATCCCAACTTATGTCTAGATGAACTTAATTTTTTCCCAAACTTATTCTCGGGTTCTTTTACTCGAACCGTCTAAAATTTCGAGTGGAATTCCAAGGTTCGGCGCAACCCTTTACTAACCGTGCGTGCGGGCCGGTATTAAACCGGTTCAGAGCTTATAATTATAAAGCCGAATGCAGGATCTGAGATGAGACCCGGACGGAGTGAAGAAGAGAGACATAGAAATGGCGGGTAGGGTTTTATTTTCAGCTTCAGTGGGTCTCCGAAAATCTCATAGCCTCATGATTCTTTTCTCTAATTCAATCATTTCCACCCCAAATGCGTCCCTTCCCAAAGCCAGGTACCTCTCTTTGTCTTTGTTCTTTTATGTCTTTTAGTGGAGTTGAAtctgtttttgtttttctttggcTATGGATTTATTCTTTAATAGTTTCTCAGCTGCCATCAGTTTCCCAATCCGGTAATAGGGTTCTTTTCTTTGTTCCAATGCCATTCTGTTTGAAAAGAAATGTGTTAATTCACTGAAGCAAACCCACTTCTGTTTTTCTGTTCATATAAAAAAAGAGCTTGGCCGTCTTTGGCAATTTGGGATGATTTTCAACAATCAAAAAATGGGTAATCTTTGGGGCTCGTATTTGATGGGTTGCTTTCATCTCCATTGGAGTTACAGTTTATGTTCACAAAACTTAATGCAACATTGATCTTTTGATTGTTGTAAATATATGATATCTTAGAAGGTTTAGTGGGAATTTGATGTCCCTTATATTATAATCTTTAACAAATTTAATTGGATTCAACTAAGAACCCTTTGGCTTTGGTTTCATTGTAAAGCCTTATTAGCTTTTACTCCTTTGCTTTCATAGAATGGAGAATGGCTTCATGATGTCCATTTTTCAAATGATCTTATTGCCTTTAATGTATGGATCCTGTTGTATTTTTGTTATATGCTTTTTCCCCCTAGTTTTCAGAAGCCCATTGTCTGTTTTCTGGGAAACATACTGATAAAACTTATCAGATAACCAGTTAGATGGAAGCCTTCCAGGCTTTAGCCCTGCTGAAGAATGTGTTTAATATATCATTTGCGCGTGTGTCTATTTGTGTATGTGCATCTGAAAATTTCACTAGAAAAGAAAGAAATCCTGAAAAAATTCGAATGTACTAACTATGCAGTAGTTTGGTTGATGTTATGTGCAAGGCTTTTGGTCCACAGCAAGCTTTTTCCCCAACCTATGACAGAAAGAGGTTTCTGCTTGAGAGGCATGTCTGGATTCATTCAGCTCCATCTCTGAATGCTTCTGAAAACGTTGTTGGGACAGTCAACCATTTCGAGGGAGTTTCTAGCATCAAGGATGCTTATAGTGGTAATCTTAAGGCAAAGAGGAAGAAATTAAAGAGTAAACGAGCTGTAGTAAGGTGGTTGAAATTCTTCAGgtggaagaagaagaaagattaTGAAAGAATGACAGCTGAAGAAAAAATTCTTTACAAACTTAGAAAGGTATTCCCAGTTTTTCTTCTAAAATGCTTGCATATTCATTTGGTTGGTAATTTCAAGCCACTACTCTCTCTGTCTCGTGAGAGATCGAGCGATTTTGAAGTTGGGTTTGCTTAGATAGTCTTATATCAGCTAGTACCTAAAGGTTCTTCTGTTTTAAACTTTTTTCACGTGCATTTTCTCCAATTGCTCTTCAGGCTCGGAAGAAAGAAGAAAGACTTGCTACAGCATTAAATAAGATTGAACCCACAGAATCATCGGAAACAACCCATGATCCAGAAATATTGACTCCAGAAGAGCACTTTTTCTTTTTGAAGATGGGCCTCAAGTGCAAAAATTATGTGCCAGTAGGTAGACGGGGAATTTACCAGGGTGTAATTTTGAACATGCACCTCCACTGGAAGAAACATCAGACTTTGAAGGTGGTGGTTAAAACATTCTCACCGGAGGAAGTCAAGGAGATTGCTGCTGAGCTAGCAAGATTGACAGGTGGGATTGTGCTCGACATTCATGAAGATAATACAATAATTATGTACAGAGGAAAGAATTATTCTCAGCCACCGACAGAGATTATGTCACCCCGGGTCACACTTTCTAGAAAGAAGGTTTTCTTCTCTCCTTATCTTTACTTCGTTCTGTTTTTCACCCTAGTATTGAGAATCTAAAGAATCCTGGATCACTAGCATACAATTTACAAACAGTTCCTTAATATGAGACTCTTCTAATTTCTCCCGTAAAGAAAACATGTGATGGTTGTCACCCTAGTCACTTTGTACTCATTTCCATATCTTGGAAAAGTGTTCTCTTGTTTGAGATCATTTTCGTATCTCTGCTATATGGTTTAACCCCAGCATTGAGAATGTTCTCTTAATACAAGATCAAGCATGTTACTATTTAAGCTCCCATTTGGTTGATTGCCAGCAGAGAGGTTGTGATGTCTTTGATTTCCATATTTGATTGTTTAAATTTGCCTCTGTTCATTCCTGCTGTACAGGCTCTGGATAAATCCAAATATAGGGATGGCCTTAGAGCTGTTAGGAAGTACATCCCAAAGCTTGAGCAGGATCTCGAGTTGCTACGTGCTCAAGCTGCAAACAACTTCAATCCTGTGGAACATGTGCCAAACGCTGATGATCAGAATGTGGGTTCTGGGAAGAGTTCAAGCACGCCACTGGAGGGTTCaaataaattgaaagaatttttggATGAGAGCAAGGAACTTACAGAAAATGAATCCAAAACAGATTTGCTTTCGGCTTCTGAATCTGAGGACCTGTCAGATATTTTTGAGACTGAGTCTGACACAGAGACAGAGGAGAGGGAAGAACAACCACTTTTTCTGGATGAATTTGAGAAATTTCCAGTAGAAAGTGATGGAGAACCCGAAGATTTTGAGGAGCACTTACGCCAAATAACAATGGGCTCTAAAGTCCCTGTGACATCTGAGGAAGATGTTAACTCTCCAAACTTTGATGAGGTAGATCGGATATTTTTACGTGCTGCTTCACTCCTAAAGAAAAAGAGGAGTTAGGAAGATTCGTGATTAGTTTAATTCTCAAAATAGATGTTGCATATGTACATTTACTCTTGCTTCCCCTGTTGAGGCTTGACTGCATAGACAGCACTTAATGCATGTAAAAGTTGCAATGCGACATTTTTCGGTAGAAAGAGATGTGCATGTGCGACATTTTTCTAGCAGGCAGAACGTGTAAAAGCATGTCAAATTTCTCAACCTCAAGTTTCTCGTTGCTATTGTATACCCGTCTCTTCAAATTGCCATGTATTGATATTATCTAGGTTCAGAGAAAGCAACTTAATATTTTCCTTCATAATTGTACAAACACTTGGTTCTGATATAATTTCGTTCAGAAGGTTTATGAATTTACAATTTGCTTGAAAGAAAGAATCCATTATAGGAAGAAAACATTAAGGACCATTTACTTAGTCTCGTACTTGAGCATGCCTACAGTTCTATTCCTACTTGATTAGGTACGAAACCTGAAAGAGTGATGGCTCGCCAATCTCGATCCTTACTTTTCCATCATCTCATTTATACCGATGTAATATCATGAACCAGTAAAAGCTAATCTTATATGCACCTTGATTTGCAATTAGACGGCTGATCAAATTATTCTGTGATTATGCTCCTTTGCAAATCTGGTAACAGCCCCTTTAACCCCATCCCTTGGAGCCAGTGATAGGTGGGGGAGGAAGAACCTTGTGTTTTCTATACATTGAATCTTTACAAATTTGGTAACAAGCCCTTTAATCCCATCCCTTGAACGTCAATTGTGGTGGATTCGCACTTTAAAACCAATGCGTCTGCCATGAACAACGTAAAATTCCTTTGCGTCATCTCTTGACTTGAACTCTCTATGCCTATATACGATTCCACAGCATTGGCAAACAAAGGCAAACTCTCGCCAGACTCTTCTATGATCTTGCCAACTTCTCCCAAGCATATATCAATGTTGTCTGAAAGCTCGTGACCAGCCAGTTCCTGCTCATCAAAATTTACTGAATCTATCCCTTTGATTAGATTTTCTCTCCATTATGCTCTTTTTTCTACAAAATATTTTATCTTATGAGAAAGCTGCCGGCAAGCGAAACTGAAATAACTTTATTCTTCCTATTTGTACAGAAATTTTGAATCTGACTGAAactgaaaagaaaaataaaaagataaatgagatataagaagaaaaagaagaagaatgatGGAAAGTTTAGCGACTATGAATACATTCAAACAATAAGCAACTACATAAGCGACATCATGAACCCTTTAAACCCTCACCGGATGATCACTATATACAAAATAGTGTATGGACTACCAAGGGTCTCTAATCAATCTCAAGAACAAAGCAattatgtgaaaatttaactCCTTTCActcataataatattaattttactcgttttaaatattttaataactatTAACGATTTGAGTTTTGATCAAGTTTCGTGTTGTTCCTCCACCCCATACTTGAAGGTGGCATACTAACAATATGAACTTGACCAAATCTTCCTCGATTAGCTTTAGTCTATCATTTTtatctcatttttaaaatttaaatttattttattctttaaatgatTTTTGTTACCTTTTGTTGTTATTTGAATAAATGACATCATCttatttagttttttatttgTATAAATTCAGTTTGTAATTTTCTTTTTCATCCTTTCCAAAACCTTATAAATAACTAATGTTCAAATCAACTCGCAAAGCCTAACTCAATATTGAGGTTCTACTACTTAATTTATTGTACGGAGAAAAATGATCTAATTAGTCCTTTCCAAAATGAAATATGTTAAGTAAGAGCTTTCTCAAGTCTAGCAAAatacaaaacttagaaaagtcATTAATTTGAACCACTTAATGACACAGTTCACCATCATTCAGGcatttaatcaatcaaatttttcatCTTAGATCGAGGTTTCCACACTTTAGGGCCCAATTTAGTCACTTGATTTGCTAGGCTCAGGAACAAGGTTAGAAGAACTTGTCAGGTTCACATGGAGGAGGCATCTGAAAGGTGCAAGAGACAGATTATTTGATGCCCAAAAAAGACTCTAAAAGCCTCTAAGAGGCTCTCCACCGCCTTACTGTAGCTAAATTACCTTAGCGTAGATATTTCAAACTAGAATTGATCTTGATCGTCCGTTTAGATAAATATTGGCTATTGGGTGTAACGGATAGCAACAATAAATAGGGATCACCTCAACCCTTAATTTACGCAGCAAGGGAAAACTTGATATTGAAACTACCAGTCTCTTACACTCGTAGATTTCAAGCTTCTGCAAGGATTGAAGGATGATTGGCAACCTTCCCAGCAATAGAGGACATTCTCTGATTGAAAGAAAACGAAGGCTGGGGAATTTCAATACTTGCTCATCATCTTCACATAGGTCCCACTCCTTCCAATTCAGCATATTGCCAAAACGCAGAGACTCTAATGATgccatattgcttattatttttcatgcaagcttactaagcataaagtttactccctcctttccatttcttttagtgttgtcaggtcggctcgaggttggagatcatcagaggcagcatcacactatcaagataTCACCTTCGAAAAGTTAACATGTATAAGTTAAGCGTacacaagtgagtggcatgtataaggacttggtttttatgttagatgttgttatgattagccccCTCTTGTACATAGTAGGGCACTGTATCtttgttcttctttttttattgcacaaaatttaatttgataatattTCAACTCTTATTTAGGCTGAATTTAGCCACACCAATTGTTAGTTGTTTAAACCTAACGATGTATCTAGCTAAACTATAGTTTCCGACACATGAAATTAACTTAGCCTCAATTGATTCATGTAATTACTTTTTAAAGTtaacatttaaaaaattttcaaattttaaaacttaagCTCATAAGTTGAATAATCGGTTATAATTCGAGTATGCAAAAGTATATAAATAATCTTTAAAACTACTAATTCTTAtaccaaataaattaaaatttacctATTGCCATAAAAGGTTTTCATTTTTAATGTTTCCCTACCCTACATCTATAAcgcccctaacccttatccgttgtcggaatagggtttcagagtattaccgAAACATTCAGaataatttttcaattaatttacgTAAATTACTATTCGTTTACCGAGATCATACATGTCGTCCTTTATATGGACCCTCGAGGCTCAAAACAAGTGTTGGaatcaaatcgggactaaatcggggaCTCAGGAAATTTTTGcgaaattctaaaaattttcctaggtgcagggctcacacgcccatgtggtcaggccgtgtactacacacgcccgtgtccctaacctgtgtaactctctgacttttaaaacatgaagaaattgaagtcacacggccaagtcacacgcctgtgtgctaggctgtgtggcaaatttttattttcgaaatttaggtgtagttttcacacggccgtgtaacatgcccgtgtccaaAGCCGTGTcaaccacatggctgagacacacgcccgtgtctctgcccatgtgcccaAGTCTGggcattttgtttctcatttttaagatgcaagggacacacgaccggaccacatgcccatgggacaagccgtgtgtcacacacggctaagacacacgcccatgtggacaaaataaggccatttccttgcctcatttgtcacccaaaaccTACCATTTTCCTACACTAAAACTCACAAacatatatccaccaatccaacatcatattcacaagaaaatttgacatcaatcatagagtattatctcatgcatcaataGATATAAACTTACTCATGTCATAAACTTGTATGCTAACACAATTTCATCAAACCaacacataataagcacttatgtgattaTCAAAACACCACTTtaaaatagccaaacttagaccatcATTAGTCACTCCAATGGTTAGGTTACAAAACAACCATTACAAGCCTTCATTGGCCAACTAAGCTTATACATACCATTATACCAAAATtagatttctatttataccaaaatgagatagtggatagtgtgatgactgctccgaccgacttccaaccttcgcgagctttgagcattataaaatagggaaaaataaacggagtaagcattttatgcttagtaagcccatataaCGGGAAATAAACTTACCGGTCTTATTTATTAACACAAGCACACATAAATACATattccatcaattttgggtaagttacctaaacacatacacttattcaaacaagttagtcacataatctcatatgaatatgaaataaacatagatgagctcatcacattacaagcttccattaatttcacatttgtactcttcaagagtcttttccgtcgaactattgaaattttgatggatgatcgggtaatatacacatgtgcaaaAATACCCATTGGGTACATAATGAAAAGGCACACCCTTGAGTCGTACATTTTAtcgtaggattaccagtccaagctaaatcctatccgtagcatatgctctaaagagcttaatATGGATTAACCATCCAAGttaaatccaatttataacctaacTCAAGAGGGCTTACACTAgaattacccgtctaggctaaattctaTTTTTAACATATGCGCTATTATTTTCAACCCATCAAAATTCAACATTCGACCGGAACACGATAATTTGTCCATATTACACAACTTAAAACTATTTcatcatgtatatatatcatctcacacataacaacacaatcatacaattcaattcaagcatattaacatacatgtttaagttacacgaacttaccttgaaaatggttcgtttttgaatttcaactaatctgaaaccttttgttttcctcgatctagttccgtAGTTGGTCTTTCTagatctatatggataaatttaactattaatctatcacatttcatataaatttgcatTCTATTGtatcttaggaaaaattaccattttgcccctatccttttcaaaaattctgatttcgtccctagacttggaaaataaaattcatgaaatttaaccctctttccaagcctagtTGAAAtctataaacaacatttacaacacacatttttcacaaattttagaatttttcatgggtttttaccatttttcattttagtccctaaatcaagttttcatcaaaaattgttttgtaaaagttgtttatctatgaataacttttttattttctaccataaatttctaattttcaacatattcatccatgacccaaatttcataccttgataacttttcaaattaatcccctaaatagagagattagactatctcggtttcaaaaatataaaaatcattaaaaacgagacttgatttcataccttttcaaacttggtaagttgtcttcctctctcctaaggtttccatagaaattttggggaagatgatatgaaattagatgaatatttctttttatttaatttccatcttttaattttagtgattttcaatttagtcctttgccttttctaatttttccatggatagtcattaaaatatctactaactactcttcaatggtctaattaccatataaggaccttaagtatTGGATTTCATATCTATTTGATTGATATAGCTACTAGAatctaacttttgcattttatgcaatttagtccttcaccTAACTAACcacacaatcgataaaattttcgtatcaaatttttcatatgaccttcctatcatgatgccaatcataaaataaaataaaattatttttttatttttaacttgaatttgtggtctcgaaaccactattccgacctcaccaaaattaggttgttacaacatctttttaaaaaataagttgAGAGATACCAATAACTATCTGAAAATAAATTAAGAGTAAatcattaaatttaataaaataaaatattattataaaacaatcttaaattaattcataaattaattattttcaataactgtataaattaatttcaaaattattttttaatttgattttaaacttagattcaattaaattaattaaatacattTGATTCCACTAACCGAGAACGTATTTACTTGTCTGTAATCATATTATATTTgtgatataatattttttaaaaatggcAATATAATAGAATAACTAAAGTCGAAAGTTTTATTTCTTATTGtacaattttacatttttttattttatttattctcaATAAATCATTTATTTTAATCGCTACCTCCTTATAGAAATGAATTAGATAAATTCAATCACTTATATAGAtagatattatatttattatatagatAGATATCATAAATAGAAATTAaatgatattaataataaaagttaTCGAAAATTATgcatttatatgtttttttcttCTATAAATTGGATTTGGTAGAGAGAAAATATTTTCCTCacatgttttatttttttcctaaaaatagTAAATGTATTGATGAagccaaataaattattttgtcatattttaataaatcaattaaatttaTCTTTAAAACAATTCATTGCATTGATATTTATCAAATTTAATATCAAAACCTTATTTTACTTTCTAGAATTTAGAGTTGTCATTATAAAAGTTTTGAAAGGCGCTTATTGGTGGTATctacaattaatcaaatcaaataaatgatttttttttttaatattttgataagCCAATTGTGATTGGCTTTAAAACAATTTATTGCATTGATATGTGTCACATCCAATATCAAAAATCTCATTTTACTAAGATTTTCAAATGACACCTATTGGTGGTACATATAAGATTCGAGACAATTATCATATTTGATATTTATCAAATCCAATATCAAAAACCTCACCTTCTATAACTTAGAATTCTCGTTACTGAGAGTTTTGAACGACTCGTGTTGATTGTACCTGTAAGACTCAGGACAAGTATTAGCATAAGGTATATGAATAATTATGAAGTTTGTTGAGTGTGGTGTGACTCAAACCACTAAACAAGACTTATAGCCCACTTACCTACAAATATGATATCACATAGGCTAAGTGGTACTATGCTTgcaagtaaattatttttaagcgTTGGTTGGTGGTTTGAATCCCCTCACATCTACTCTTCATAATAATTATCAGCCCCTTCCTCTCACTCTCAAGCAAAAGACTTGTCAAAGCCTCAAATCCCAACATTTACAGTGTTCATGTATTTACATTTTAAGGCAAACAATAACAATATACATATTTTtgttttagtcatttttattgtaATTACTAACGTTGAAATTTAATACTCCTTCATTAAATCATTAACGATGTTAGTTttttattggtataataataaatttagctcttCAATGTTTCTGATTCTCAATTtagtctaaatctaaaaaattaataaatttaacctcAACTTTATACATTTCATCAACTTAGTATTGATTCtttaaaaaacattttaaaaaattaaaatttatttttcgagaataatacatgaaatttaataaaataattacaaaattacaaaaatatataattataaataaatgaatatttatttttcttattttctaacatgaaatttatttattagatactaattttataaataaaaaatttaagtggGGAACCATGAATAAGATTTGTTGATTCAATTTTTCTCTTTCCTAACATTAACGGCTATTATGTTTAGGTTGGGTTAAAAATTGCAACCTTAGGTCGAAAAGAGTGATAATCAATGTCTTTAAGTTTTTGCCCAAAATGAGTTTATTACATTTGAGGTTGTGCTTAAAGGTGGACATGATCGGGGACATGATCGAGGAGTCTAGAGTTAGGGTTATTGTTGTAGGCGGTTGTGGACGAAGGTGGTGCCTAGTGCTTGAAAAATTTGATGAGGATTAAGGAGCAAGACCAAATGTATAatgaaatttattatttataaaataaattaaaaaaaaaggaaaagtttgcatattatttaagttttgtttgtggttttttaaatatatattatttattaaagcattattttaataaataattttcatGTCAAAAAATGTAgtcatttatttataatttgtatatattttattaaatcttatatattttatcaaaaataaacatttaaataattatttttatttttaaatatttttgaatttttaaaaagtaaaactGAATTGACAAAATGTATATATTTGAGGACTAAATTTGTTGAATTCTCTAGAATTGAgaataaattgataaaattaagtaaacattgaagggttaaatttgttattatatcaataaaaaaGGTCATCGCTAGTAATTTGACGGAGGAATGACCAAAGTATTAAATTTTGATAatgttaataattaaaataaaatttttaaacatgagtgATCAAAATAGAAACACACTAATAATCGGTTGACTATTTTTACAGTTTACCCTACATTTTATCCATAGTTATAGATTTTCCTTtttttatatttactaattaacCTTAAAAGGAATGTTACATTATTAAAAAAGTTAATATATTTTAGCATATCAAACATAATCACTCTCCCATCAATATAAAAATCTTAAAACATTATACTACCTTTTAAAATTTTAcgtttaaaatttaacttttgtTTAAGATAggat
This is a stretch of genomic DNA from Gossypium arboreum isolate Shixiya-1 chromosome 11, ASM2569848v2, whole genome shotgun sequence. It encodes these proteins:
- the LOC108470929 gene encoding uncharacterized CRM domain-containing protein At3g25440, chloroplastic produces the protein MAGRVLFSASVGLRKSHSLMILFSNSIISTPNASLPKASLVDVMCKAFGPQQAFSPTYDRKRFLLERHVWIHSAPSLNASENVVGTVNHFEGVSSIKDAYSGNLKAKRKKLKSKRAVVRWLKFFRWKKKKDYERMTAEEKILYKLRKARKKEERLATALNKIEPTESSETTHDPEILTPEEHFFFLKMGLKCKNYVPVGRRGIYQGVILNMHLHWKKHQTLKVVVKTFSPEEVKEIAAELARLTGGIVLDIHEDNTIIMYRGKNYSQPPTEIMSPRVTLSRKKALDKSKYRDGLRAVRKYIPKLEQDLELLRAQAANNFNPVEHVPNADDQNVGSGKSSSTPLEGSNKLKEFLDESKELTENESKTDLLSASESEDLSDIFETESDTETEEREEQPLFLDEFEKFPVESDGEPEDFEEHLRQITMGSKVPVTSEEDVNSPNFDEVDRIFLRAASLLKKKRS